A single genomic interval of Hydractinia symbiolongicarpus strain clone_291-10 chromosome 8, HSymV2.1, whole genome shotgun sequence harbors:
- the LOC130655104 gene encoding uncharacterized protein LOC130655104 isoform X2, whose product MFRSLNPGLQKEWIRVIQYGARLSHTSTKCNNNSPCMNKPKSHTNNYEKHLQKIFTIDSTLYSKNNTNILPWKNSTWELNFAHIKEFVNRYREEHSRRRSEKHIKEDLYCWLTGVVALSGVIVGHKWLYLDQRRHCPIPFIKSDVVQKILSESLVTKHTILAVNSNQIGQIKAIESTKEAQPPKSTLDEAASKFQTVVGECNAHMLNKFARRLSQMDQNEKAANYYGQAAEKGHVQSMYNLSSLYYEGILPDDKYRSKGLLYMKMAADEGLLKAQSFIALRYAENQQWDDAVRYFKIAAEKQDLTSIFNLAVCYENGFGVAQDVGKAINLYLSGAKKGHFMSQFCIGESYEKGVRGMRKDLKEAMKWYKRAAEQGHTKSSNRAELLQYELDQRNEDYLLTLLESNTLLKLLKPARVVQYDFHKSSSMPSLQSLRDESDTNLMGGMNISHGSTLGMNNHIHGVKSIDIIKTSFAGRNTWRLGDNFVSNVGDATKLSSIL is encoded by the exons ATGTTTCGTTCACTTAACCCAGGATTGCAAAAAG AATGGATACGTGTGATTCAGTATGGTGCAAGATTATCACATACATCAACTAAATGTAACAATAATAGTCCATGCATGAATAAACCTAAGAGTCATACTAATAATTACGAGAAACATCTGCAAAAGATATTCACAATTGATTCAACTTTGTACAGTAAGAATAATACAAACATATTACCTTGGAAAAACTCCACGTGGGAATTGAACTTTGCTCATATAAAAGAGTTTGTTAATCGGTACAGAGAAGAACACAGCAGGAGAAGAAgtgaaaaacatattaaagaagaCCTTTATTGT TGGCTTACTGGTGTGGTAGCTTTATCAGGTGTTATTGTTGGACATAAATGGTTATATCTTGATCAAAGAAGACATTGTCCTATTCCTTTCATCAAAAGCGATGTGGTGCAAAAAATTTTGTCAGAGAGTTTAGTGACAAAGCATACTATTCTTGCAGTGAATTCAAACCAGATTGGACAAATAAAGGCTATTGAAAGTACAAAGGAAGCTCAG CCTCCTAAAAGCACACTCGATGAAGCAGCATCTAAATTCCAAACAGTTGTTGGTGAATGTAACGCACACATGTTAAATAAATTCGCTCGAAGACTTTCTCAAATGGATCAGAACGAAAAG GCTGCAAACTATTATGGACAAGCAGCAGAGAAGGGGCATGTTCAGTCTATGTATAACCTTTCATCACTTTACTATGAAG GAATACTACCTGATGACAAATATCGCAGTAAAGGTCTGCTCTACATGAAGATGGCTGCAGACGAAGGATTACTTAAA GCTCAATCGTTTATCGCCTTGAGGTATGCTGAAAATCAACAGTGGGATGACGCTGTGCGATATTTCAAAATAGCAGCTGAAAAACAA gatttgacgtcaatatttaaCTTGGCAGTGTGTTATGAAAATGGTTTTGGCGTCGCACAGGATGTTGGGAAG GCTATTAACCTTTATTTATCTGGTGCGAAAAAAGGTCATTTTATGTCTCAGTTCTGTATTGGTGAATCGTATGAAAAAGGAGTTAGAG gTATGAGAAAAGACTTGAAAGAAGCGATGAAATGGTATAAGCGCGCTGCTGAGCAAGGCCACACTAAATCTTCCAATCGTGCCGAACTTCTGCAATATGAACTAGATCAACGAAACGAAGATTACCTACTGACACTATTAGAAAGCAATACTTTACTCAAGCTACTTAAACCTGCTCGTGTCGTTCAGTATGATTTCCACAAATCTTCGTCTATGCCAAGTTTACAAAGTTTAAGAGATGAGAGTGACACAAACTTGATGGGAGGCATGAACATTTCTCATGGTAGCACTCTGGGAATGAACAACCATATACATGGTGTGAAAAGTATAGACATAATCAAAACAAGCTTCGCCGGCCGCAACACATGGAGGCTTGGTGATAATTTTGTGAGCAATGTCGGTGATGCAACAAAACTTTCTTCTATCTTATAA
- the LOC130655104 gene encoding uncharacterized protein LOC130655104 isoform X1, which yields MFRSLNPGLQKEWIRVIQYGARLSHTSTKCNNNSPCMNKPKSHTNNYEKHLQKIFTIDSTLYSKNNTNILPWKNSTWELNFAHIKEFVNRYREEHSRRRSEKHIKEDLYCWLTGVVALSGVIVGHKWLYLDQRRHCPIPFIKSDVVQKILSESLVTKHTILAVNSNQIGQIKAIESTKEAQPPKSTLDEAASKFQTVVGECNAHMLNKFARRLSQMDQNEKAFKFFKRACSYGHAASLFNLAICYELGRGVDKSYTNAANYYGQAAEKGHVQSMYNLSSLYYEGILPDDKYRSKGLLYMKMAADEGLLKAQSFIALRYAENQQWDDAVRYFKIAAEKQDLTSIFNLAVCYENGFGVAQDVGKAINLYLSGAKKGHFMSQFCIGESYEKGVRGMRKDLKEAMKWYKRAAEQGHTKSSNRAELLQYELDQRNEDYLLTLLESNTLLKLLKPARVVQYDFHKSSSMPSLQSLRDESDTNLMGGMNISHGSTLGMNNHIHGVKSIDIIKTSFAGRNTWRLGDNFVSNVGDATKLSSIL from the exons ATGTTTCGTTCACTTAACCCAGGATTGCAAAAAG AATGGATACGTGTGATTCAGTATGGTGCAAGATTATCACATACATCAACTAAATGTAACAATAATAGTCCATGCATGAATAAACCTAAGAGTCATACTAATAATTACGAGAAACATCTGCAAAAGATATTCACAATTGATTCAACTTTGTACAGTAAGAATAATACAAACATATTACCTTGGAAAAACTCCACGTGGGAATTGAACTTTGCTCATATAAAAGAGTTTGTTAATCGGTACAGAGAAGAACACAGCAGGAGAAGAAgtgaaaaacatattaaagaagaCCTTTATTGT TGGCTTACTGGTGTGGTAGCTTTATCAGGTGTTATTGTTGGACATAAATGGTTATATCTTGATCAAAGAAGACATTGTCCTATTCCTTTCATCAAAAGCGATGTGGTGCAAAAAATTTTGTCAGAGAGTTTAGTGACAAAGCATACTATTCTTGCAGTGAATTCAAACCAGATTGGACAAATAAAGGCTATTGAAAGTACAAAGGAAGCTCAG CCTCCTAAAAGCACACTCGATGAAGCAGCATCTAAATTCCAAACAGTTGTTGGTGAATGTAACGCACACATGTTAAATAAATTCGCTCGAAGACTTTCTCAAATGGATCAGAACGAAAAG GCATTTAAGTTCTTCAAAAGAGCATGCAGCTATGGGCATGCAGCATCTCTTTTCAATCTTGCCATTTGTTACGAACTTGGGCGTGGTGTTGATAAATCATATACAAAT GCTGCAAACTATTATGGACAAGCAGCAGAGAAGGGGCATGTTCAGTCTATGTATAACCTTTCATCACTTTACTATGAAG GAATACTACCTGATGACAAATATCGCAGTAAAGGTCTGCTCTACATGAAGATGGCTGCAGACGAAGGATTACTTAAA GCTCAATCGTTTATCGCCTTGAGGTATGCTGAAAATCAACAGTGGGATGACGCTGTGCGATATTTCAAAATAGCAGCTGAAAAACAA gatttgacgtcaatatttaaCTTGGCAGTGTGTTATGAAAATGGTTTTGGCGTCGCACAGGATGTTGGGAAG GCTATTAACCTTTATTTATCTGGTGCGAAAAAAGGTCATTTTATGTCTCAGTTCTGTATTGGTGAATCGTATGAAAAAGGAGTTAGAG gTATGAGAAAAGACTTGAAAGAAGCGATGAAATGGTATAAGCGCGCTGCTGAGCAAGGCCACACTAAATCTTCCAATCGTGCCGAACTTCTGCAATATGAACTAGATCAACGAAACGAAGATTACCTACTGACACTATTAGAAAGCAATACTTTACTCAAGCTACTTAAACCTGCTCGTGTCGTTCAGTATGATTTCCACAAATCTTCGTCTATGCCAAGTTTACAAAGTTTAAGAGATGAGAGTGACACAAACTTGATGGGAGGCATGAACATTTCTCATGGTAGCACTCTGGGAATGAACAACCATATACATGGTGTGAAAAGTATAGACATAATCAAAACAAGCTTCGCCGGCCGCAACACATGGAGGCTTGGTGATAATTTTGTGAGCAATGTCGGTGATGCAACAAAACTTTCTTCTATCTTATAA